One window from the genome of Paramormyrops kingsleyae isolate MSU_618 chromosome 3, PKINGS_0.4, whole genome shotgun sequence encodes:
- the znf488 gene encoding zinc finger protein 488, with product MELSFLPCAFWDNDSKFQQHHLADVLTSVHVTRDLPLGAAFGPCVLQNTFYDTIAFIALKSCDKRNRSYVFRVDTETMNNSPLALSWLRFVQAACNKDEQNMEAYLKNGQLYFRSLRSIRKNEELLVWYGDELSHLLGFTDLKPTNPNNGFKCINCSQTFKNEYPYLAHCRFLCAQMKNEFPHQKTLEVKQQLQHRVTDFHNIARDLEHKKSSTNEDTTNVVQLRKRKYEESESPRAKKSVLLEKNNISNASNITNLTMDISAVPEFAVSLMKLNADRCPFKKDLAGYKQSAFTEVKRVKEKIKTEKATDTVNDMVHNRTGQSRVGIDSSLQSSGSAFSFVLPKGIREAQKSAFCKPDKRTVKDSAAHPSHTLSGSSERPEDMSETITSKTLLGYSSLMGTALLSGEPAGAQSVSSSHYAYTPESWPRPAGVHLQTASLTLLPPTLTSFGVSVQNWCAKCNLSFRMTSDLVFHMRSHHKKDFAAESQMRRREEKLSCPICHEYFRERHHLSRHMTSHS from the exons ATGGAGCTCAGTTTCCTCCCTTGCGCTTTCTGGGATAATGACAGCAAATTTCAGCAACACCACCTGGCGGATGTCCTGACGAGTGTCCATGTGACGCGAGACCTTCCGCTCGGCGCGGCTTTCGGTCCCTGCGTCCTGCAGAACACCTTCTATGACACCATCGCTTTTATTGCCTTGAAATCCTGCGACAAAAGAAACAGATCATACGTTTTTCGG GTGGATACGGAGACAATGAACAATTCACCTCTGGCGTTATCCTGGTTACGATTTGTGCAAGCCGCTTGCAACAAAGATGAGCAAAACATGGAAGCGTATCTCAAAAACGGACAGTTGTATTTCCGGTCCCTGCGGAGCATTCGGAAAAACGAAGAACTACTGGTGTGGTATGGCGATGAACTCTCCCACTTGTTAGGATTTACCGACCTAAAACCTACTAATCCCAATAACG GATTCAAGTGCATCAATTGCAGCCAGACCTTCAAGAACGAGTATCCCTATCTTGCGCACTGTCGATTCCTTTGTGCGCAAATGAAAAACGAATTTCCCCATCAAAAAACTCTGGAAGTAAAGCAGCAGCTACAGCACCGCGTCACCGACTTCCATAATATTGCCAGAGACCTGGAACACAAAAAATCCAGCACCAATGAAGACACCACCAACGTGGTGCAACTTCGAAAAAGGAAGTATGAAGAAAGCGAGAGCCCTCGGGCGAAGAAATCGGTCttactggaaaaaaacaacatttctAATGCCAGTAACATTACGAATTTAACCATGGATATTTCTGCTGTTCCAGAGTTCGCTGTTTCTCTTATGAAGCTCAATGCAGACCGATGTCCATTTAAAAAGGACCTGGCAGGATACAAACAGAGTGCTTTCACCGAGGTTAAGAGGGTGAAGGAGAAGATTAAGACGGAAAAGGCAACGGATACAGTTAATGATATGGTGCACAACAGAACTGGACAGAGCCGCGTCGGGATAGATTCGAGTTTACAGTCATCGGGAAGCGCTTTTTCATTCGTTTTGCCGAAGGGTATCCGGGAGGCGCAGAAGAGCGCTTTCTGTAAACCTGACAAAAGGACAGTAAAGGACTCGGCAGCGCACCCGTCCCATACACTAAGCGGTTCCTCAGAGCGGCCGGAGGACATGTCAGAGACGATTACCTCCAAGACTTTATTGGGATACAGCAGTCTGATGGGTACCGCGTTGTTAAGCGGAGAGCCGGCTGGTGCGCAGTCGGTGTCCAGCAGTCATTACGCATACACACCAGAGTCATGGCCCCGGCCCGCTGGAGTGCATCTACAGACCGCGTCCCTTACACTGCTGCCGCCGACGCTCACCTCCTTCGGTGTTTCCGTGCAGAACTGGTGCGCCAAATGCAACTTGTCTTTCCGAATGACTTCAGACCTGGTGTTTCACATGCGGTCCCACCACAAAAAGGACTTCGCCGCAGAGTCGCAGATGAGGCGAAGGGAAGAGAAGCTGTCCTGCCCCATATGTCATGAGTACTTCCGAGAACGCCATCACCTGTCTCGTCATATGACATCTCACAGTTAG
- the gdf10a gene encoding growth/differentiation factor 10: MIRGFIKRLTVVLGMAGIILVHLLLCLINSYLGSYASDHQDARRSSQGEMVESSPGKIASSTSRDMVSVHMFKLYDKYNRERNSPGDGNTVRSFKATPEIVEERVLYQFNLTSIQESEVVLSSTFHFFFSKRLRQRAWPCKRSRGPYCGPQHLLPPVQLLLWRVLQDGSPGALLTNFTLVLQRRGAWHVKDISHVLKGVRNTNERFIMAEFDLGEHYRAYGELASSTNLPYILVYANDLSISEPNSVAKTLQRYDPFFTAGEPTEPPNSFPDARVKRDTYFQDPIDNNELPEVEYEAPMKLDLWEGSYLTLKPKPTKKTGKRKSQEESNGRSQSLVLSFDEKTMKKARRRQWDEPRSCFRRYLKVDFADIGWSEWILSPKSFDAYYCSGTCQFPMSKVVRPSNHATIQSIVKAVGITSGIPEPCCVPDKMNPLSVLFLDEGHNVVLKVYPGMSVETCACR; encoded by the exons ATGATCCGGGGTTTTATAAAACGTCTAACGGTTGTATTAGGAATGGCAGGTATAATTCTGGTGCACCTGTTATTATGTCTCATCAATTCTTACCTCGGATCTTACGCATCTGATCATCAAGACGCAAGAAGATCGTCCCAAGGCGAGATGGTCGAGTCCTCCCCTGGCAAGATCGCCTCCAGCACATCCCGGGATATGGTTTCAGTGCACATGTTTAAACTTTACGATAAGTACAACAGGGAGCGCAACAGCCCCGGCGACGGAAACACTGTCCGAAGCTTTAAAGCAACTCCGG AAATTGTGGAGGAGAGGGTGTTGTACCAGTTCAACCTAACGTCCATCCAGGAATCAGAGGTGGTGCTGTCTTCAACGTTCCACTTCTTCTTCAGCAAGCGCCTGAGGCAGAGAGCGTGGCCATGCAAACGTTCCAGGGGCCCCTATTGTGGCCCCCAGCACCTGCTGCCCCCTGTCCAGCTGCTGCTCTGGAGAGTCCTACAAGACGGCAGCCCTGGGGCCCTGCTGACAAACTTCACGCTGGTCCTGCAGCGGAGAGGGGCGTGGCATGTTAAGGACATCTCACATGTCCTGAAAGGAGTCCGAAACACGAACGAGCGCTTCATCATGGCCGAGTTTGACCTCGGCGAACACTACCGAGCATATGGGGAGCTGGCATCCTCCACCAACCTGCCGTACATTCTGGTGTATGCCAACGACCTCTCCATTTCGGAGCCCAACAGTGTAGCCAAGACCCTCCAGAGATACGACCCTTTCTTCACTGCCGGAGAGCCCACTGAGCCTCCTAACTCATTTCCTGACGCTCGGGTCAAGAGGGACACCTACTTTCAGGACCCCATCGACAATAACGAGCTGCCAGAGGTTGAGTACGAGGCTCCGATGAAACTCGACCTATGGGAGGGATCCTACTTGACGTTGAAGCCAAAGCCGACCAAGAAGACTGGCAAGAGAAAGAGCCAAGAGGAGAGCAATGGACGCAGCCAGTCACTAGTGCTCAGCTTTGACGAGAAGACCATGAAGAAGGCCCGGCGGAGGCAGTGGGATGAGCCTCGTAGCTGCTTCCGACGCTATCTGAAGGTGGACTTTGCCGACATAGGCTGGAGCGAGTGGATCCTGTCCCCGAAATCGTTTGATGCTTACTACTGCTCTGGGACCTGCCAGTTCCCTATGTCTAAG GTGGTGCGGCCTTCCAACCACGCCACCATCCAGAGCATCGTCAAGGCGGTGGGCATCACCTCTGGGATCCCGGAGCCCTGCTGCGTGCCGGATAAGATGAACCCCCTGAGCGTGCTCTTCCTGGATGAGGGCCACAACGTCGTTCTGAAGGTCTACCCCGGCATGTCTGTGGAGACCTGTGCTTGCAGATAG